A genomic stretch from Arachis stenosperma cultivar V10309 chromosome 3, arast.V10309.gnm1.PFL2, whole genome shotgun sequence includes:
- the LOC130970306 gene encoding probable glutamate carboxypeptidase LAMP1 isoform X3 translates to MMISSGCRNLEILCFIGMLQLNVKNLEDEISNKGMNLSPILKSIKELETAAIKINDQRKEIEASKGWRTWKEYQMKVRDVNDRLMMDERAFTDRDGLLGMTWHKHLGSNFLER, encoded by the exons ATGATGATTTCATCTGGATGCAGAAATTTGGAGATCTTATGTTTCATAGGCATGTTGCAG CTTAATGTGAAGAACTTGGAAGATGAGATTTCAAATAAAGGCATGAATTTGTCTCCTATATTGAAGTCAATCAAGGAGCTTGAGACAGCAGCAATCAAGATAAATGACCAGAGAAAG GAAATAGAAGCAAGTAAAGGTTGGAGAACATGGAAAGAATACCAAATGAAAGTGAGAGATGTGAATGATAGACTTATGATGGATGAACGTGCATTCACTGACAGAGATGGCCTCTTAGGAATGACATGGCATAAGCATTTG GGTTCTAACTTCTTAGAAAGATGA
- the LOC130970306 gene encoding probable glutamate carboxypeptidase LAMP1 isoform X2, which produces MFHRHVAAASVWGLVALWLADEEFLPIDNPFDYQSYAKELPLNVKNLEDEISNKGMNLSPILKSIKELETAAIKINDQRKEIEASKGWRTWKEYQMKVRDVNDRLMMDERAFTDRDGLLGMTWHKHLGSNFLER; this is translated from the exons ATGTTTCATAGGCATGTTGCAG CTGCAAGTGTTTGGGGTCTAGTAGCATTATGGCTAGCAGACGAGGAGTTCTTACCTATTGATAATCCTTTTGATTATCAATCCTATGCTAAGGAGCTCCCG CTTAATGTGAAGAACTTGGAAGATGAGATTTCAAATAAAGGCATGAATTTGTCTCCTATATTGAAGTCAATCAAGGAGCTTGAGACAGCAGCAATCAAGATAAATGACCAGAGAAAG GAAATAGAAGCAAGTAAAGGTTGGAGAACATGGAAAGAATACCAAATGAAAGTGAGAGATGTGAATGATAGACTTATGATGGATGAACGTGCATTCACTGACAGAGATGGCCTCTTAGGAATGACATGGCATAAGCATTTG GGTTCTAACTTCTTAGAAAGATGA
- the LOC130970306 gene encoding probable glutamate carboxypeptidase LAMP1 isoform X1, which yields MQKFGDLMFHRHVAAASVWGLVALWLADEEFLPIDNPFDYQSYAKELPLNVKNLEDEISNKGMNLSPILKSIKELETAAIKINDQRKEIEASKGWRTWKEYQMKVRDVNDRLMMDERAFTDRDGLLGMTWHKHLGSNFLER from the exons ATGCAGAAATTTGGAGATCTTATGTTTCATAGGCATGTTGCAG CTGCAAGTGTTTGGGGTCTAGTAGCATTATGGCTAGCAGACGAGGAGTTCTTACCTATTGATAATCCTTTTGATTATCAATCCTATGCTAAGGAGCTCCCG CTTAATGTGAAGAACTTGGAAGATGAGATTTCAAATAAAGGCATGAATTTGTCTCCTATATTGAAGTCAATCAAGGAGCTTGAGACAGCAGCAATCAAGATAAATGACCAGAGAAAG GAAATAGAAGCAAGTAAAGGTTGGAGAACATGGAAAGAATACCAAATGAAAGTGAGAGATGTGAATGATAGACTTATGATGGATGAACGTGCATTCACTGACAGAGATGGCCTCTTAGGAATGACATGGCATAAGCATTTG GGTTCTAACTTCTTAGAAAGATGA